A stretch of Sulfuricurvum sp. DNA encodes these proteins:
- a CDS encoding response regulator transcription factor, translating to MNPNILIVDDDPSIRRLLAMTLAFAGFMTTTVSTAKEGLKKGSDEHFHLILLDLGLPDMSGVQFLERYREDEQTPVIVVSAIHDQTDKIAALNAGADDYVTKPFNADELIARIHANLRRVPPPQEKLSILIVSDMRMDISNHIVSIADNPIKLTPKEFKLLHIFMENQGKALTHAWLLKAVWGVGYQHETHYLRVFINQLRQKIETDPARPKWILTETGIGYRFVG from the coding sequence ATGAATCCGAATATTTTAATCGTAGACGATGACCCCTCTATACGTCGATTATTAGCGATGACATTAGCGTTTGCAGGCTTTATGACCACGACAGTATCAACAGCCAAAGAGGGATTAAAAAAAGGGTCTGATGAGCATTTCCATTTGATTTTGCTCGATTTAGGATTACCCGACATGAGCGGAGTACAATTTCTAGAACGTTATAGAGAGGATGAACAAACACCCGTCATTGTCGTTTCCGCTATCCATGATCAAACAGATAAAATCGCCGCTCTCAATGCAGGAGCGGATGATTATGTCACCAAACCTTTCAATGCTGATGAACTGATTGCCCGTATCCATGCTAATCTGCGCCGTGTCCCTCCACCACAAGAGAAGTTATCCATACTGATTGTGAGTGATATGCGTATGGATATCTCCAATCATATAGTGAGTATTGCAGATAACCCTATCAAATTAACTCCAAAAGAGTTTAAACTTCTTCATATTTTCATGGAAAATCAGGGGAAAGCATTGACTCATGCATGGTTGCTAAAAGCAGTCTGGGGTGTTGGGTATCAGCATGAAACCCACTATCTACGTGTTTTTATCAACCAACTGCGTCAAAAGATTGAAACTGACCCTGCCCGGCCAAAATGGATTCTCACCGAAACAGGGATTGGATATCGTTTTGTCGGGTAA
- a CDS encoding cation:proton antiporter, with protein MKKTLLIYMALILFFGIAIAGILHYGTLLESHLFSEVIAPAASSLPTTISDTFLKQLHHPLPLLLIQFIVIMIVTRLFGYLVSFVAQPTVVGEIVAGIILGPSLMGALFPDMFITLFPKESLGNLHLISQLGLIFFMFVVGMELDFDKIKKQSSASVFISHVSIIFPFFLGVALAYWLYPIFAPKKISFIPFALFIGIAMSITAFPVLARIIKEKNIGDTRYGSMAITCAAADDITAWYILALIIAISVSGSLSSSFVLLLLIALYVTVMFYVIRPLFARIGRSQSERLSMNGMSFIIVLLLLSSLATEAIGVHALFGAFMAGAMMPSSALSRLKELIAPRLEYVSLLVLLPLFFALTGLRSEIGLLNSVDAWLICGGIIVLAVFGKLFGSALASKYMGFSWRDSFALGVLMNTRGLMELVVLNIGYEMGILSTELFTMFVVMALATTIMTGPMLNLITRGFKENKVVETMQKSLIDLLSHELRTPLTLIRGAASNLSNPNFNLADKDKEEMVQTIVEGSRRMEKVIDNLLVNARFREGKTPLNKTMLRLEDIISSALAIAENDWNRQAKLSISPDLPPLNGDTALLQLAIGNLLDNAFKYGHEVNLEVSSAFSEITLTLCNNGDLPPPDTIATLGTLPGRLDNSEGKPGSGIGLRLSKNIIEVHGGTLSITLEDNYFCVRVTLRSE; from the coding sequence ATGAAAAAGACACTTTTAATTTATATGGCATTAATCCTTTTCTTCGGGATCGCCATCGCTGGAATCCTCCATTACGGAACGCTTTTAGAGAGCCATCTATTCTCTGAAGTCATAGCCCCTGCGGCTTCGTCGCTACCAACAACAATCAGTGATACGTTTCTTAAGCAACTCCACCATCCACTCCCTTTGTTACTGATTCAGTTTATCGTTATCATGATTGTCACACGGCTGTTTGGCTATCTGGTCTCCTTTGTTGCTCAACCTACCGTTGTAGGTGAGATTGTTGCGGGAATTATCCTCGGTCCCTCACTTATGGGTGCGTTGTTTCCCGATATGTTTATCACCCTCTTTCCTAAAGAATCCCTCGGTAATCTTCACCTCATCAGTCAACTCGGGTTGATCTTTTTTATGTTTGTCGTAGGGATGGAACTCGATTTTGATAAAATCAAAAAACAATCGAGTGCTTCAGTGTTTATCAGCCATGTCAGTATCATCTTCCCCTTTTTCTTAGGGGTGGCATTAGCGTATTGGCTCTATCCTATCTTTGCACCCAAAAAAATATCGTTTATCCCTTTTGCCCTTTTTATCGGTATCGCGATGAGTATCACTGCATTTCCAGTATTGGCGCGAATTATTAAAGAGAAAAATATTGGTGATACCCGTTATGGCTCCATGGCAATCACCTGTGCTGCTGCCGATGATATTACGGCATGGTATATTTTGGCTCTGATTATCGCCATTTCCGTTTCGGGTTCGCTCAGTTCCTCTTTCGTGTTATTGCTCCTCATCGCCTTGTATGTCACTGTTATGTTTTACGTCATACGCCCCCTTTTCGCCAGAATCGGACGCTCTCAGAGTGAACGGCTCAGCATGAACGGAATGTCGTTCATCATCGTCTTACTACTCCTCTCATCTCTTGCCACCGAAGCGATAGGGGTACATGCACTTTTCGGTGCATTTATGGCGGGGGCAATGATGCCCTCATCGGCACTATCGAGACTCAAAGAGCTCATCGCGCCGCGTTTAGAATACGTCAGCCTTTTGGTATTATTGCCCCTCTTTTTCGCCCTAACGGGATTGCGCAGTGAAATTGGTTTGCTCAATAGTGTAGATGCATGGTTGATTTGCGGCGGAATCATCGTACTTGCAGTGTTCGGCAAACTCTTCGGAAGTGCCCTTGCCTCTAAATACATGGGATTTAGTTGGAGGGATTCTTTCGCCCTTGGAGTATTGATGAATACACGAGGACTCATGGAGTTAGTTGTTCTTAATATCGGATATGAGATGGGAATACTCTCAACTGAACTGTTTACCATGTTTGTAGTTATGGCACTAGCAACAACAATTATGACAGGACCAATGCTCAATCTGATTACAAGAGGGTTTAAAGAGAATAAGGTTGTCGAAACAATGCAAAAAAGTTTAATTGATCTTCTCTCGCATGAACTACGAACCCCACTCACCCTAATACGGGGTGCTGCCAGTAATCTCTCTAATCCAAACTTTAACCTTGCAGACAAAGATAAAGAAGAGATGGTACAAACTATCGTTGAAGGGTCACGCCGTATGGAAAAAGTGATTGATAATCTGCTAGTCAATGCCCGTTTTCGCGAAGGAAAAACACCCCTAAACAAGACAATGCTTAGGCTAGAAGATATTATATCATCAGCGTTAGCTATAGCTGAAAATGACTGGAATCGACAAGCAAAACTCTCTATTTCACCTGATCTTCCACCTCTGAATGGCGATACGGCATTGCTTCAACTTGCTATCGGTAATCTACTCGATAATGCATTTAAATACGGTCATGAAGTGAATTTAGAAGTTTCTTCGGCATTTAGTGAAATAACCCTTACCCTCTGTAATAACGGTGATCTTCCACCTCCAGATACAATTGCAACTTTAGGTACTCTCCCCGGTAGACTCGATAATTCAGAGGGGAAACCCGGTTCGGGAATCGGGTTGAGATTATCAAAAAATATCATTGAAGTACACGGGGGTACGTTATCGATTACCTTAGAAGATAACTATTTTTGTGTCCGTGTGACTTTGCGGAGCGAATGA
- a CDS encoding phosphatidylglycerophosphatase A, with product MNWFFLTLFYSGHAPKAPGTVGTLVALPIGVVLLMFFGSQTLFMLSILITLIAIKGIDKHEASSDEHDDSRIVIDELVGMWIALAIAPGIMFHCNDLSVWSNGLAVQIILSFIFFRLYDIKKPSIIGRIDRETKGGLGVMGDDILAGFAAGITTAIVWQVILKSGFIN from the coding sequence ATGAATTGGTTTTTTCTCACCCTCTTTTACAGTGGTCACGCCCCTAAAGCACCCGGAACGGTTGGGACACTCGTCGCTCTTCCTATCGGCGTAGTTCTTTTAATGTTTTTTGGATCGCAAACCCTCTTTATGCTCTCTATCCTCATTACACTCATAGCTATTAAGGGTATCGATAAACATGAAGCCTCTTCGGATGAACATGATGATTCACGCATTGTTATCGATGAGTTGGTAGGGATGTGGATTGCGTTGGCTATTGCACCGGGGATTATGTTCCATTGTAATGACCTCAGTGTATGGAGTAATGGATTAGCTGTTCAAATCATTTTGAGCTTTATCTTTTTTCGCCTTTACGATATTAAAAAACCCTCTATCATCGGACGAATCGACCGTGAAACAAAAGGGGGATTGGGTGTTATGGGAGATGATATCCTCGCAGGATTTGCTGCAGGAATCACCACTGCCATCGTGTGGCAAGTTATTCTCAAAAGTGGATTTATCAATTAG
- a CDS encoding bifunctional 2-C-methyl-D-erythritol 4-phosphate cytidylyltransferase/2-C-methyl-D-erythritol 2,4-cyclodiphosphate synthase: MSDLTLILLAAGNSTRFQTAVKKQWLRIDHDPLWLYVTNRITAMKNFSKVIIVAHPDEISFMSSMCDYAIVAGGETRQESLTNAMEYVNSPYVLVTDIARSCIPNELIERLIASKDIADCIVPSLPLSDTIVYVNTTIDRDQVKRIQTPQLSKTSVLKAALQTTLHYTDESSAIVAHGGTRYFIDGDESGHKITHTHDLSSLTCLKAPSNAIFTGNGFDVHGFEEGKPMVLGGVEIESPFGFLAHSDGDVAIHALIDALLGAACMGDIGMLFPDTDSTYKNADSKELLRQCVLKLHQFGFVILHADITIIAQTPKVASYKDAMRRILCQLLQIPLSRVNIKATTTEHLGFIGRKEGVGVLATASLHYFDWKNG, from the coding sequence TTGTCTGATTTGACACTTATTCTACTCGCAGCAGGTAACTCTACCCGTTTTCAAACGGCAGTAAAAAAACAGTGGTTACGAATAGATCATGATCCTTTGTGGTTATATGTTACTAACCGTATCACAGCAATGAAAAACTTTTCAAAAGTGATAATTGTTGCCCATCCTGATGAGATCTCCTTTATGAGTTCTATGTGTGACTACGCTATTGTTGCAGGTGGTGAAACACGCCAAGAATCTCTCACGAATGCGATGGAATACGTCAATTCCCCTTATGTTTTAGTAACCGATATTGCGCGATCCTGTATACCTAATGAGCTTATCGAACGACTCATTGCCTCTAAAGATATAGCAGATTGCATCGTCCCTTCACTTCCACTTAGTGATACGATTGTCTATGTTAATACGACGATTGATCGAGATCAAGTCAAACGGATTCAAACTCCGCAGCTTTCTAAAACATCGGTTCTTAAAGCTGCACTGCAAACCACTCTGCACTATACCGATGAGAGCAGTGCTATTGTGGCACACGGAGGAACACGTTATTTTATTGACGGTGATGAATCAGGGCATAAAATCACCCACACCCATGACCTTTCCTCCTTGACATGTCTTAAAGCACCATCGAATGCAATCTTTACCGGTAACGGTTTCGACGTTCACGGATTTGAAGAAGGAAAACCGATGGTACTCGGTGGAGTAGAAATAGAGAGCCCGTTTGGATTTTTAGCACATAGTGATGGTGATGTTGCTATCCATGCCCTTATCGATGCATTGCTCGGTGCGGCATGTATGGGAGATATCGGAATGTTATTTCCCGATACCGATAGTACCTATAAAAATGCCGATTCCAAAGAGTTATTACGCCAATGTGTTTTAAAATTACACCAATTCGGGTTTGTTATCCTCCATGCCGATATCACTATCATCGCACAAACTCCAAAAGTTGCCTCTTATAAAGATGCAATGCGCCGTATACTTTGTCAGCTGTTACAGATACCTCTCTCCCGAGTGAACATCAAAGCAACGACAACAGAGCATCTTGGCTTTATAGGGCGCAAAGAGGGAGTTGGCGTACTTGCTACCGCTTCATTACACTATTTTGATTGGAAAAACGGATGA
- a CDS encoding sulfate adenylyltransferase: protein MASSRKNKSLYIDQEALSALMLLKAGMLSPITQLMNEQECNDVLTTGLYKGSTFPFPLILSPSGKINETVLVAAKKGDCLDLVCDNTIVGEICIDEIFPINPQERLRQIYGTEDLSHPGVNATYKRLGKYAVCGEYSISITPIQEIQSTIQEAKERIGAQHTTAMFMAANPLHRAHERLIRQSLEKSDLIVIFLLKPYNSSDLRYELRHEVLEFFIQNYLPQGRVIVVPLESSYIFAGNNEVILDAIVAMNYGCNRLMIGQNHAGIGMYYDHNANKSVVDRLVGLNIEVSIASEYVYCNLCNTLVSVQTCPHGHHHHISYNSESILELMKQGLLPPAVLVRKEVSSMIVASLYPNRFKNLAKLYYDIMPVNGLLEEHSERDFYIELMKLYQTTSLT from the coding sequence ATGGCATCGTCAAGAAAAAATAAATCACTTTATATTGACCAAGAAGCTCTTAGTGCGTTGATGCTACTTAAAGCAGGTATGCTCTCTCCTATTACACAACTCATGAATGAGCAAGAGTGTAATGATGTTTTAACCACAGGTCTTTATAAAGGGTCTACCTTCCCTTTTCCTTTAATCCTATCACCAAGCGGTAAGATAAATGAAACAGTCTTAGTCGCTGCAAAAAAAGGAGATTGCCTTGACCTTGTTTGTGACAATACCATTGTAGGAGAGATTTGCATCGATGAAATATTTCCTATCAATCCGCAAGAGCGTCTTCGCCAAATTTACGGAACCGAAGATCTCTCTCACCCCGGTGTCAATGCTACTTATAAACGACTCGGTAAATATGCCGTTTGCGGTGAATATTCTATCTCTATAACCCCTATTCAAGAGATTCAATCTACCATTCAAGAGGCTAAAGAGCGAATAGGTGCTCAACATACTACCGCGATGTTTATGGCGGCTAATCCACTTCATCGTGCCCATGAACGTCTCATCCGCCAAAGCTTGGAAAAAAGTGATTTGATTGTTATTTTTCTCCTTAAACCCTACAACAGCAGTGATTTACGCTATGAACTTCGCCACGAAGTATTAGAATTTTTTATTCAAAACTACCTCCCCCAAGGGAGAGTTATCGTGGTTCCATTGGAGAGTAGTTATATTTTTGCGGGAAATAACGAAGTAATCCTCGATGCTATTGTAGCTATGAACTATGGATGTAATCGCCTGATGATCGGGCAAAATCATGCCGGAATCGGAATGTACTATGATCATAATGCCAATAAATCAGTAGTAGACCGCCTTGTTGGACTCAATATCGAAGTATCTATTGCCAGTGAATACGTTTATTGTAACCTTTGTAATACTTTGGTCAGCGTACAAACCTGCCCCCATGGTCACCATCACCATATCTCTTATAACTCAGAGTCTATTTTAGAGCTAATGAAGCAAGGGCTTCTCCCCCCTGCCGTTCTGGTACGCAAAGAGGTATCCTCAATGATTGTTGCATCACTATATCCAAACCGATTTAAAAATCTAGCGAAACTCTATTACGACATTATGCCGGTCAACGGATTGCTCGAAGAGCACAGTGAAAGAGATTTTTACATCGAACTGATGAAGCTCTATCAGACGACGTCACTAACATAA
- a CDS encoding response regulator, producing the protein MNVLIIENEIYLAQSIASKLSDLNHNCDISSSTKEALKGIHYDVVLLSTNINGQDIYPVIDAYKDAVVILMVSYVSNDTVSKPLAAGAKDYILKPFMIEELIRKIQHFQNHEKLRRQNQTYERYLNYTFSGVKIDEDFDKTELPLMICSAYQKYADSFAFRYAQHTNKALHFISFNSPKALQDIAAFSSNDILYITDFQNLKKSDIKHFLELIEKRSCIISGTDSVENFPFRVIEIESENHLFDQSDILPIEEYVKYIMTNFQNRFPDTELSKKLGISRKSLWEKRKKYGIVKKK; encoded by the coding sequence ATGAATGTCTTAATTATCGAAAACGAGATCTATCTCGCTCAAAGTATCGCTTCCAAACTAAGTGATCTAAACCATAACTGTGATATCAGCAGTTCAACCAAAGAGGCACTAAAAGGGATTCACTACGATGTAGTACTCCTCTCTACCAACATCAACGGACAAGATATTTATCCCGTAATCGATGCGTATAAAGATGCAGTTGTTATTTTAATGGTATCGTATGTCAGTAATGATACTGTTTCTAAACCACTTGCAGCAGGGGCAAAAGATTATATTTTGAAACCATTTATGATAGAAGAGCTGATTCGAAAAATTCAACATTTCCAGAATCATGAAAAGCTTCGCCGTCAAAACCAAACGTATGAGCGCTACCTCAACTATACCTTTAGCGGTGTCAAAATCGATGAGGATTTTGACAAAACTGAATTACCTTTAATGATTTGCAGTGCTTACCAAAAATATGCCGATTCTTTTGCGTTTAGATATGCTCAACACACGAACAAAGCACTCCATTTTATATCTTTTAATTCACCCAAAGCACTCCAAGATATCGCTGCATTTTCAAGCAATGATATCCTCTATATTACCGATTTTCAGAATCTCAAAAAAAGCGATATCAAACACTTTTTAGAATTGATAGAAAAGCGATCTTGCATTATTTCAGGCACCGATAGTGTAGAAAATTTTCCGTTTCGCGTCATAGAAATCGAAAGTGAAAATCACCTTTTTGATCAAAGCGATATTTTACCCATCGAAGAGTACGTTAAATACATTATGACCAATTTCCAAAATCGCTTTCCAGATACGGAGCTCTCTAAAAAATTAGGTATTTCACGAAAAAGCTTATGGGAAAAGAGAAAGAAATATGGCATCGTCAAGAAAAAATAA
- the thiC gene encoding phosphomethylpyrimidine synthase ThiC, which translates to MRTDWVNKRNNDAVRTQMYYAKQGIITEEMKYVAQIEDLDEELVRSEIARGRLIIPANVNHVNLEPMAIGIAARCKINANIGSSAIASDVQGEIEKIQVSQHYKADTAMDLSTGGDLDEIRRAVIANSKIPIGTVPIYQILHDVNNKIEDLSIEKMLEVLERQAQQGVSYFTIHAGFLLETMPKVAKRKMGIVSRGGSLMAAWMMHYHRENPFYTAYDEILDICARYDVSLSLGDSLRPGCLADASDEAQLGELKVLGELTLRAWEKNVQVMIEGPGHVPLNQIERNMKIQREYCHEAPFYILGPLVTDIAAGYDHISSAIGAAVGGWHGASMLCYVTPKEHLGLPNAEDVRAGIIAYKIAAHAADIARGRKGARDIDDAMSDARYAFDWNRQFELALDPERAREYHDETLPQDVFKEAEFCSMCGPKFCSYKITQQIMDNPEAIAQIAEEVKAKSAS; encoded by the coding sequence GTGAGAACCGATTGGGTAAACAAACGGAATAATGATGCGGTTCGTACTCAAATGTATTATGCTAAGCAGGGCATTATTACCGAAGAGATGAAATATGTTGCACAAATCGAAGATTTAGATGAAGAGTTGGTTCGATCAGAAATTGCACGCGGACGTTTGATCATCCCTGCTAATGTCAATCATGTGAATTTAGAGCCGATGGCGATTGGGATTGCAGCGCGCTGTAAAATCAATGCCAATATCGGCTCATCCGCGATTGCTTCTGATGTTCAAGGGGAGATTGAAAAAATTCAAGTCTCTCAGCACTACAAAGCTGATACGGCAATGGACCTCTCCACGGGGGGAGATTTGGATGAGATCCGTCGAGCGGTAATTGCAAACTCGAAAATCCCTATTGGAACTGTACCGATTTATCAGATTTTACATGATGTAAATAACAAAATTGAAGATTTGAGTATCGAAAAGATGCTTGAAGTGTTAGAGCGCCAAGCACAGCAAGGGGTGAGTTATTTTACGATTCATGCTGGGTTTTTGTTAGAAACGATGCCGAAAGTGGCGAAACGTAAGATGGGAATCGTTAGTCGTGGTGGATCATTGATGGCGGCATGGATGATGCACTACCATCGTGAGAACCCGTTTTACACTGCGTATGATGAGATTCTCGATATCTGTGCCCGTTATGACGTTTCACTCTCATTGGGTGATTCTCTCCGTCCGGGATGTTTGGCAGATGCTTCGGATGAAGCACAGCTCGGAGAACTCAAAGTATTGGGTGAATTGACACTCCGGGCATGGGAGAAAAACGTACAGGTGATGATCGAGGGGCCTGGGCATGTTCCTCTCAATCAGATTGAACGGAATATGAAAATTCAGCGAGAGTACTGTCACGAGGCACCGTTTTATATCCTCGGGCCTTTGGTTACCGACATCGCGGCGGGGTATGATCATATCAGCTCTGCTATCGGTGCCGCGGTTGGCGGATGGCACGGAGCATCGATGCTCTGCTATGTGACGCCAAAAGAGCATTTAGGATTGCCGAACGCCGAGGATGTCCGTGCAGGGATTATTGCGTACAAAATCGCGGCACATGCCGCAGACATTGCCCGTGGTCGCAAAGGGGCACGTGATATTGATGATGCGATGAGTGATGCGCGTTATGCGTTTGATTGGAATCGACAGTTTGAACTCGCCCTTGATCCTGAGCGGGCGCGTGAGTATCATGATGAAACATTGCCTCAGGATGTGTTTAAAGAGGCAGAGTTTTGTTCGATGTGCGGACCGAAATTTTGTTCGTACAAAATTACGCAACAGATTATGGACAACCCCGAAGCAATCGCACAGATTGCTGAGGAAGTCAAAGCTAAAAGTGCAAGTTAA